In the genome of Hydrogenispora ethanolica, the window CGGCGAATGGAACCCTGGCGAAAAGATCCCTTCGGAAAACGACCTCTGTAAAATGTTTAATGTCAGCCGGAATACGGTCCGCAGCGCCATTCAGAAGTTGAAGGCCATCGGCGCGGTCACTTCGGAACAAGGGAAAGGCACGTTTGTCTACAAGTCCATCGCCGACAGCCTGATCGACAGCTTTATCCCGCTGGTCTCGCTGGATGAGGAAGAGATGATGGATATCGTCGATTTCCGGGATATCATCGAGAACGAGAGTGCGCGTCTGGCGGCCAAACGGGCCACCGAGGAGGATCTGGAGCATATCCGGCGCTCCTTGGATAACATGATCGCCAATACCCATGATTACAAGAAGTTTTCCATTGCCGATTATCAGTTTCATCTGAGCATCGTCAAGGCGTCCAAAAACCGGATCTTCTACAAAGCCATGCTCCGCCTGAAGGATGTCATCTACAATCATTTGGAAGAGATGAACCGCAACGGCGATCTGGTCTTCAGCATCAACGGCCATGTCCGGCTGTTTGACGCCATCAAGAGCCGGGATTACGAGTTGGCGGGGATGCTTTCCAAAAGCGACAAGGAGATCGTCAAACAACAAGTCCATTACAATTATACCAATAAGTAAATTTTTTTGCTGTAACTTGTAGGACAACCAACAAGTTTGATGGAGTAAAAAACCGTTGGCTTCAGCGACTGGAGGGGTCGGATGAAACGACGCTAACCGGCTTCGGCTTTTCTTAAACCTTTGGCGCCCCATGAATGGGGATAGGCCTGCGCCGGGGATGGTTCGAAAGCCTGGCAATTCTTTGAACATCAATGATAAAGGAGCGAGATTTTTTGAAAATAACTAATGTAAAAACCATTGTGACCTGTCCCGGCCGCAATTACGTCGTGGTGAAGATCGAGACCGACGAAGGCTTGAGCGGCGTCGGCGACGCGACCCTGAACGGCAGGGAACTGGCGGTGGCGGAGATCCTGAAGGAACATATCGCGCCGTTGCTGCACGGGAAAGACCCGGACCAGATCGAGGATATCTGGCAACATATCTTCCGCGGCTCCTATTGGCGGGGCGGTCCGGTCCTCATGACCGCGCTGGCCGGGATCGACATGGCCCTGTGGGATATCAAAGCCAAAAAAGCCAACCTGCCGCTGTATTCGCTATTGGGCGGCAAAAGCCGCGATAAAGTTCTCTGTTACACCCACGTCTCCGGCCGCGATTTCGCCGAGGTGAAGGAGAACGCCCTGAAATATATGGAGCAGGGTTACAAAGCGCTCCGTTTTCAGGTGGGTATTCCCGGCTGCAAGGGTACATACGGGATTGAGAATATCGACTCCAACAACCTGCCTTTCGTGGAGGAGTGGGAGCCCCGCCCCTACCTCCAGACCATTCCCAAGCTGTTTGAATACTTACGGGCCGAACTCGGGACCGATCTCGAGATGCTTCATGACGTCCACGAGCGGCTGACCCCGGTGGAAGCCAAGATTCTGGCCAAGGAGCTGGAACCGTATCAGCTCTTCTTCCTGGAGGATCCGCTCCGCCCCGAACACAAGGAGAGTTTCCGGATCATCCGCCAGGGCGCGGCGATTCCCATCGCCATGGGCGAGTTGTTCAACACCAAATGGGATTGCCTGACACTCTTCGAGGAACAGCTCATCGACTATATCCGTTGCGACCTCAGCCATATCGGCGGACTCACCGAGGCCAAGAAGATTGCCAACTGGGCCGAGGTCTACCACGTGAAGACCGCCTGGCACGGTCCGCCCGATATTTCACCCATCGCCCATTTGGCCAACGTCCATCTGGACCTGGCGGTCACCAACTTCGGGATCCAGGAGCAATGCGCCTTCGCTCCGGAAGTACGGGATGTCTTCTCGGCCCAGCCGCTCTTCAACGACGGCTATCTGAGCGTCGCCGAAGTGCCGGGCCTCGGTTGCGAAGTCGACGAAGCCGCGGCCGCCAAGTATCCGTACCGCCGGAGCTATCTGCCGGTATCGCGCCGCAAAGACGGCACGGTCCAGGATTGGTAGGATGGGGGCCGCCCCTTCCGGGGGTGCCTCCCGAATGCAGCGTAAAGGGGGGAAAGCAGCCGGTTTCATCATCTCACGGTAAGTTGATTGGAGAATGGATAAAGTAAGGGAGGAAATGTTTTGATGAGATCAAAGAGATTCTTTCGTTGGATGAGCCTTGGTATCTTCGCCGCCCTGCTCTTTGGGACCGTGGC includes:
- the manD gene encoding D-mannonate dehydratase ManD — translated: MKITNVKTIVTCPGRNYVVVKIETDEGLSGVGDATLNGRELAVAEILKEHIAPLLHGKDPDQIEDIWQHIFRGSYWRGGPVLMTALAGIDMALWDIKAKKANLPLYSLLGGKSRDKVLCYTHVSGRDFAEVKENALKYMEQGYKALRFQVGIPGCKGTYGIENIDSNNLPFVEEWEPRPYLQTIPKLFEYLRAELGTDLEMLHDVHERLTPVEAKILAKELEPYQLFFLEDPLRPEHKESFRIIRQGAAIPIAMGELFNTKWDCLTLFEEQLIDYIRCDLSHIGGLTEAKKIANWAEVYHVKTAWHGPPDISPIAHLANVHLDLAVTNFGIQEQCAFAPEVRDVFSAQPLFNDGYLSVAEVPGLGCEVDEAAAAKYPYRRSYLPVSRRKDGTVQDW
- a CDS encoding FadR/GntR family transcriptional regulator — its product is MSIHSIEKVDLVERVFEQMKDNIISGEWNPGEKIPSENDLCKMFNVSRNTVRSAIQKLKAIGAVTSEQGKGTFVYKSIADSLIDSFIPLVSLDEEEMMDIVDFRDIIENESARLAAKRATEEDLEHIRRSLDNMIANTHDYKKFSIADYQFHLSIVKASKNRIFYKAMLRLKDVIYNHLEEMNRNGDLVFSINGHVRLFDAIKSRDYELAGMLSKSDKEIVKQQVHYNYTNK